One window of the Streptomyces sp. V4I8 genome contains the following:
- a CDS encoding glycosyl hydrolase family 28-related protein codes for MNRQLGRLFAAMLMACGIAGAVGIPQATAAELPATSSVDVQAAQPQHLVKVRKKVAASTVEVANVRDFGAVGDGTTDDTAAFQQAIAESAMMKIPVYVPMGTYKITDTLTLTKQVMTGDAHASYTADYQTLPTIVPADPADWAIRLKDGGAISGLNFQHPTDQVTAKQFATTVVLDGIGNRVSNVKISFPWAGIESIGENTGRAVIQDVFISAPARLGMRIDTGWDATRISNVEVWTPPNVYQGAFWKSGIGIQLGHLDAFHMNNTFVFGANVGVLLQGTDKGATWGTIDGLTTDFCNVGVLSADKTLVTLTNTTHYSHVHALAITGNESRINVAGGHFRANGNASVYIHGGYYVTIASSEMEGRAGPALLVDGGAKVTITGNDISANSLGVRFYGNGVINFSNNTVVADTHSAAYASLATNPFNQINGNIIYP; via the coding sequence ATGAATCGACAGCTTGGCCGATTATTCGCTGCCATGCTGATGGCCTGCGGCATTGCGGGGGCAGTCGGCATCCCGCAAGCGACGGCGGCCGAACTGCCCGCAACGAGCTCGGTCGATGTGCAGGCGGCCCAGCCCCAGCACCTCGTCAAGGTGCGCAAGAAGGTGGCCGCTTCCACGGTGGAAGTCGCCAACGTCCGGGATTTCGGTGCCGTCGGTGACGGCACAACCGATGACACCGCGGCCTTCCAGCAAGCCATCGCGGAGTCGGCGATGATGAAGATCCCGGTCTACGTCCCGATGGGCACATACAAGATCACCGACACCCTCACGCTGACGAAGCAGGTGATGACCGGGGACGCCCACGCCAGCTACACCGCCGACTATCAAACGCTCCCCACCATCGTGCCGGCGGATCCCGCTGACTGGGCGATCCGCCTCAAGGACGGCGGCGCGATCAGCGGCCTGAACTTTCAGCACCCCACAGACCAAGTTACGGCGAAGCAGTTCGCCACGACCGTCGTCCTCGACGGCATCGGAAACCGCGTCAGCAACGTGAAGATCTCCTTCCCGTGGGCGGGAATCGAGTCCATTGGTGAGAACACCGGACGGGCGGTCATCCAGGATGTGTTCATTTCGGCGCCCGCCAGGCTGGGTATGCGAATCGACACCGGCTGGGACGCTACGAGGATTTCGAACGTGGAAGTCTGGACACCCCCCAACGTGTACCAGGGAGCCTTCTGGAAAAGTGGCATCGGCATCCAGCTGGGCCACCTCGACGCGTTTCACATGAACAACACCTTCGTCTTCGGCGCGAACGTCGGCGTTCTCCTGCAAGGGACCGACAAGGGTGCCACCTGGGGCACGATCGACGGCCTCACCACCGACTTCTGCAACGTCGGCGTACTGAGCGCGGACAAGACACTCGTGACCCTCACCAACACCACCCACTACAGTCACGTCCACGCCCTCGCAATCACCGGGAACGAAAGCCGGATCAACGTGGCCGGCGGCCACTTCCGCGCCAACGGCAACGCGTCGGTCTACATCCACGGCGGCTACTACGTGACGATCGCCAGCTCCGAAATGGAAGGGCGCGCCGGACCCGCACTCCTCGTCGACGGCGGCGCCAAGGTCACCATCACGGGCAACGACATCAGCGCCAACTCTCTCGGTGTGAGATTCTACGGAAACGGCGTAATCAACTTCTCGAACAACACCGTTGTCGCCGACACACACAGCGCCGCATACGCGAGCCTCGCCACCAACCCGTTCAACCAGATCAACGGGAACATTATTTATCCCTGA
- a CDS encoding DUF1778 domain-containing protein encodes MTEAKAMNLRFPDPQQRAAIAAAAKQEGVSMQEYILSAAYARATAVEQRFLDGFKASMARSGAAFAAEPSTVDPSAEHRAAERQAQQERGHAA; translated from the coding sequence ATGACGGAAGCCAAGGCAATGAATCTGCGTTTCCCCGACCCGCAGCAGCGGGCCGCCATCGCGGCTGCCGCGAAGCAGGAAGGGGTCAGCATGCAGGAGTACATCCTCTCTGCCGCCTACGCCCGCGCGACCGCTGTGGAGCAGCGGTTCTTGGACGGCTTCAAGGCGTCGATGGCCCGCAGCGGCGCGGCCTTCGCGGCAGAACCCAGCACCGTGGACCCCAGTGCCGAGCACCGGGCGGCCGAGCGGCAGGCGCAGCAGGAGCGAGGTCACGCCGCGTGA
- a CDS encoding fic family toxin-antitoxin system, toxin component yields the protein MTQREPRHPLDVTFLLHAAELLDGDPQVDDYGPLYAAVARVNAKALERDIYGSLHLKAAALLQTLAKLPCLEHSGEAFAWHATEAYLSLNERRLDYTPKAAVALVRDAASGTLGVARIARQLRDWTVA from the coding sequence GTGACCCAGCGCGAGCCGCGCCACCCGCTCGACGTCACCTTCCTGCTGCACGCCGCCGAGCTGCTCGACGGCGATCCCCAGGTCGACGACTACGGGCCGCTCTATGCCGCTGTCGCCCGGGTCAACGCCAAGGCGCTGGAACGCGACATCTACGGATCCCTGCACCTCAAGGCGGCGGCGCTGCTGCAGACCCTGGCAAAGCTGCCGTGCCTGGAGCACTCTGGCGAAGCCTTCGCATGGCATGCCACCGAGGCCTACCTCTCCCTCAACGAACGCCGGCTCGATTACACGCCCAAGGCTGCCGTCGCCCTGGTACGCGACGCCGCTTCCGGAACACTCGGGGTGGCCCGGATCGCCCGGCAGCTTCGCGACTGGACCGTCGCCTGA
- a CDS encoding IS1634 family transposase: MRTTKRENKSGTVRYLHLAHNEWDPVKGRAVPKVLFTFGREDELDRDAIRRLVASLSRLLEPGEALAANTAPGLEYTGSVPFGGAYVLDHLWHRLKIDKIVGRVGQPKRGRPRDMTATERVLFALVANRALAPSSKLAAAEWITHDVHIDSLPEAGEQSCYRAMDWLHEVKDDLEKQVFDEVANLLNLEVDLLFFDTTSTYFELEEPDESVARDEKGHRRDDAGDEGQDVGDAAKPAGFRTHGKSKDSRDDLPQIVIGLAVTRDGIPVRVWSWPGNASDQTLIRQVKDDMRDWTLSKIVWVADRGFSSDRNRRYLRSGTDAYIIGEKLRTTSPEVKQALSRQGRYQDITGNMRVKEVRISDTERFVICHNPEAADRDRRMREQLVAQLQELIADTDKLSDFKRGELRGKIAAKPGLNRYLRITPAGKLRVDQTKVKAEENRDGKYLLRCSDPKLSAEDIARGYKALLEVERGWRDMKQVIDLRPVYHRLEERIRAHVLLCWLALLLIRIAETATGETWPRIRRELDRLHLGTFTGPTGTFQQVTTPTKPQQDLLAKLGIPAPTQIAGLQPTPR; this comes from the coding sequence GTGAGGACCACGAAGCGGGAGAACAAGTCGGGGACGGTGCGGTACCTGCACCTGGCCCACAACGAGTGGGACCCGGTGAAGGGCCGGGCGGTGCCGAAGGTACTGTTCACCTTCGGCCGCGAGGACGAGCTGGACCGCGACGCGATCCGGCGGCTCGTCGCGTCCCTGTCCCGGCTGCTGGAGCCCGGCGAAGCCCTGGCGGCGAACACCGCACCGGGGCTGGAGTACACGGGCTCGGTGCCGTTCGGGGGCGCCTATGTCCTGGACCACCTGTGGCACCGCCTGAAGATCGACAAGATCGTGGGCCGGGTCGGGCAGCCCAAGCGAGGCCGGCCCCGGGACATGACCGCGACCGAGCGGGTGTTGTTCGCGCTGGTCGCCAACCGCGCGCTGGCCCCGTCCTCGAAGCTCGCCGCCGCCGAGTGGATCACCCACGACGTGCACATCGACTCGCTGCCCGAGGCCGGCGAGCAGTCCTGCTACCGGGCGATGGACTGGCTCCACGAGGTCAAGGACGACCTGGAGAAGCAGGTCTTCGACGAGGTCGCGAACCTGCTGAACCTGGAAGTGGACCTGCTGTTCTTCGACACCACCAGCACCTACTTCGAACTCGAGGAACCCGACGAGTCCGTCGCCCGCGACGAGAAGGGCCACCGCCGGGACGACGCCGGCGACGAGGGCCAGGACGTCGGGGACGCGGCCAAGCCGGCCGGGTTCCGCACGCACGGCAAGTCGAAGGACTCCCGCGACGACCTGCCCCAGATCGTGATCGGCCTGGCGGTCACCCGCGACGGCATCCCGGTCCGCGTCTGGTCCTGGCCCGGAAATGCCTCGGACCAGACCCTGATCCGGCAGGTCAAGGACGACATGCGCGACTGGACCCTCTCCAAGATCGTGTGGGTCGCCGACCGCGGCTTCTCATCTGACCGCAACCGCCGCTACCTGCGCAGCGGCACCGACGCCTACATCATCGGCGAGAAGCTCCGCACCACATCCCCCGAGGTCAAGCAGGCCCTGTCCCGACAGGGCCGCTACCAGGACATCACCGGGAACATGCGCGTCAAGGAGGTACGGATCAGCGACACCGAACGGTTCGTCATCTGCCACAACCCCGAAGCCGCCGACCGCGACCGGCGCATGCGCGAGCAACTCGTCGCCCAACTCCAAGAGCTGATCGCCGATACCGACAAGCTCAGCGACTTCAAGCGCGGCGAGCTACGCGGCAAGATCGCCGCCAAGCCCGGCCTGAACCGCTACCTGCGCATCACCCCCGCCGGGAAGCTCCGCGTCGACCAGACCAAGGTCAAAGCCGAGGAGAACCGCGACGGCAAGTACCTGCTGCGCTGCTCGGACCCCAAGCTCTCCGCCGAGGACATCGCGCGCGGCTACAAGGCCCTCCTGGAAGTCGAGCGTGGCTGGCGGGACATGAAGCAGGTCATCGACCTGCGGCCGGTCTACCACCGGCTCGAGGAACGCATCCGCGCCCACGTCCTGCTGTGCTGGCTCGCGCTCCTGCTCATCCGCATCGCGGAGACCGCCACCGGCGAGACCTGGCCCAGGATCCGCCGCGAGCTCGACCGCCTCCACCTGGGCACCTTCACCGGCCCCACCGGCACGTTCCAGCAGGTCACCACCCCCACCAAGCCCCAGCAGGACCTGCTCGCCAAGCTCGGCATCCCCGCCCCCACGCAGATCGCCGGCCTTCAGCCCACACCGCGCTGA
- a CDS encoding MMPL family transporter: MPDLRRRSWLVVVTAVLAAVCSLALAPLVFSALGTGGAAATGTEAERAGRQAERLGVLGPDLVLALSGRPAAGLEEGAQDVVRALSARKEVKAVWSAQTARDPWLRSLDGRTVLVEARLAGSDEERKEAARDVVAAARSAAPALRVEPSGGAWANREIDEAIKRDLSRAELLAAPALFVILVFAYGSVVSALLPVMVAVLAVSCTLPLLGLLTLAVEIPRPAVNTAAAIGLGLAVDYSLFLLARFREELGRCGDRESALRAALHSSGRMIAFSAAAIAACLAAAMVVPVPLLRGLSMAGMVTAVLAALVALTVLPACLRLLGPRIDLWDPLRRWRRGGTGDGSRFWRRTAHAVTARPVLAGGLAVLVLALLAMPFTSARLGLVDERTLPPSASVVKVAERVRAGFAAPPERLLTVVVTGPRAAAEAGDYARHLAGIKDVTDVRVVRKISGKAAASPGGQAAVLALATGVAPDTRAAEDVVRAVRDASAPGAVAVGGRAAEVADTREAVLDALPLCLLVPAVALLLLLGSYTRTIVAPLKALVVGVVSLGGSLGAIVVLFQDGRGNELLGGFKAAGSLDASTLLFVLFITLALSVDYEVFLLGRIREEYLRSGDNRAAIVDGIAHTGRLMTSAAAAVAISTAAMGTSEVALLKMIGIGIALGALVDAVLVRGVLVPAVMAALGPANWWTPTRLPTRWLTARKEKGDG, translated from the coding sequence ATGCCTGACTTACGACGCAGGTCCTGGCTGGTCGTCGTGACCGCCGTCCTGGCAGCAGTGTGCTCACTCGCACTGGCCCCGCTCGTCTTCTCGGCACTTGGTACGGGCGGTGCCGCCGCCACCGGCACCGAGGCGGAGCGGGCCGGACGGCAGGCCGAGCGGCTGGGCGTACTCGGCCCCGACCTCGTACTCGCTCTGTCGGGGCGGCCGGCCGCCGGGTTGGAAGAGGGCGCGCAGGACGTGGTGCGGGCGCTGTCGGCCAGGAAAGAAGTGAAGGCGGTATGGTCCGCACAGACCGCGCGCGACCCGTGGCTGCGGTCGTTGGACGGGCGGACTGTGCTGGTCGAGGCCCGGCTGGCGGGATCGGACGAGGAACGCAAGGAAGCGGCGCGGGATGTGGTGGCCGCGGCTCGCTCAGCCGCCCCCGCGCTGCGGGTGGAACCCAGCGGTGGGGCCTGGGCCAACCGGGAGATCGACGAGGCAATCAAGCGGGATCTGAGCCGCGCCGAACTGCTGGCGGCGCCCGCGCTGTTCGTCATCCTGGTCTTCGCCTACGGCTCCGTCGTTTCCGCCCTGTTGCCCGTGATGGTGGCCGTTCTCGCCGTCAGCTGCACGCTCCCCTTGCTGGGCCTGCTGACGCTGGCTGTCGAGATTCCCCGGCCCGCCGTGAACACGGCGGCCGCGATCGGCCTGGGGCTCGCCGTCGACTACAGCCTCTTCCTGCTGGCCCGGTTCCGGGAAGAACTGGGCCGGTGCGGTGATCGGGAGAGCGCTCTGCGGGCAGCTCTGCACTCCAGTGGCCGCATGATCGCCTTCTCGGCCGCCGCCATCGCTGCCTGCCTCGCGGCCGCCATGGTCGTGCCGGTGCCGCTGCTGCGTGGGCTGTCCATGGCGGGCATGGTCACCGCGGTGCTGGCGGCGCTGGTCGCCCTGACCGTGCTGCCCGCCTGTCTCCGGCTGCTGGGGCCGCGCATCGACCTCTGGGATCCGCTACGGCGGTGGCGGCGCGGCGGCACGGGAGACGGCAGCCGGTTCTGGCGGCGCACGGCCCACGCGGTCACCGCGCGGCCCGTACTCGCGGGCGGCCTCGCGGTGTTGGTCCTGGCGCTGCTCGCGATGCCCTTCACCAGCGCCCGGCTCGGCCTGGTCGACGAGCGCACCTTGCCCCCGTCGGCTTCGGTGGTCAAGGTGGCCGAACGCGTCCGCGCTGGATTCGCGGCTCCCCCGGAACGGCTGTTGACGGTGGTTGTCACCGGGCCGCGGGCGGCGGCCGAGGCCGGCGACTACGCCAGACACCTGGCAGGCATCAAGGACGTCACCGATGTACGGGTCGTACGGAAAATCTCCGGTAAGGCTGCCGCATCGCCCGGCGGCCAGGCCGCCGTCCTTGCCCTTGCCACCGGTGTGGCCCCCGACACCCGCGCGGCCGAGGACGTCGTACGGGCCGTGCGGGACGCGTCCGCTCCCGGCGCCGTGGCGGTCGGCGGGCGGGCCGCCGAAGTCGCCGACACCCGCGAGGCCGTACTCGACGCCCTTCCGCTGTGCCTGCTGGTGCCGGCTGTGGCGCTCCTGCTTCTGCTCGGCAGTTACACCCGTACGATCGTCGCCCCACTGAAGGCACTCGTCGTAGGGGTGGTGAGCCTGGGCGGGAGTCTGGGGGCGATCGTGGTGCTCTTCCAGGACGGGCGGGGCAACGAGCTCCTCGGTGGCTTCAAGGCCGCTGGCTCGCTGGACGCGTCCACGCTGCTCTTCGTCCTGTTCATCACGCTCGCTCTGTCGGTGGACTACGAGGTGTTCCTGCTGGGCCGCATCCGTGAGGAGTACCTGCGCTCGGGCGACAACCGCGCCGCGATTGTGGACGGCATCGCCCATACCGGCCGGCTGATGACGTCCGCCGCGGCGGCGGTGGCCATCTCCACCGCTGCCATGGGTACCTCCGAAGTCGCACTGCTGAAGATGATCGGCATCGGCATCGCACTCGGGGCGCTGGTGGACGCCGTCCTGGTGCGTGGGGTCCTCGTACCAGCCGTCATGGCCGCCCTCGGCCCGGCCAACTGGTGGACCCCGACCCGGTTACCGACGCGGTGGCTGACCGCACGCAAGGAGAAGGGCGACGGCTGA
- a CDS encoding transcriptional regulator: protein MPERNIEFGKYGARGIKGHEAVARQLDALAGFVATPITVRRGLLARLHYLTRTDHARAAARAAGLTVTDRTLRAWLEGTRAPSKRNLERVERAYRTVRRHNVARYLLARLNREGRGTRVEFHPLNQSQVDRPRQRVVAYRTLNVRHWDRVVEAWVNDDFQALDEAWISDAVIDLGSEWGQYEYVTNIGFAA, encoded by the coding sequence ATGCCTGAGCGGAACATCGAGTTCGGCAAGTACGGCGCCCGGGGCATCAAGGGTCATGAGGCCGTCGCCCGCCAACTGGACGCCCTCGCCGGCTTCGTCGCCACCCCCATCACCGTACGGCGAGGCCTGCTCGCCCGCCTTCACTACCTCACCCGTACCGACCACGCCCGCGCCGCGGCCCGCGCGGCCGGCCTCACGGTCACGGACCGCACCCTGCGCGCCTGGCTGGAAGGCACCCGCGCGCCCTCGAAGAGGAATCTGGAGCGCGTTGAGCGGGCCTATCGCACGGTGCGTCGCCACAACGTCGCCCGCTATCTGCTCGCACGCCTCAATCGTGAAGGCCGCGGCACCCGCGTGGAGTTCCACCCGCTCAACCAGTCCCAGGTGGACCGGCCCCGCCAGCGCGTAGTCGCGTACCGCACCCTCAACGTCCGTCACTGGGACCGTGTGGTCGAGGCGTGGGTCAACGATGACTTCCAAGCTTTGGACGAGGCGTGGATCAGCGACGCGGTGATCGACCTCGGCTCCGAGTGGGGCCAGTACGAGTACGTCACCAACATCGGATTCGCCGCATGA
- a CDS encoding IS110 family transposase — translation MTTILQAEPIGKVVVGVDTHKYVHTAVVVDVVGGTRGSLSVAADRGGYEQLTQWPARFGQVLGFGVEGTGSYGAGLASHLRRHGHKVIEVNRPDRRVRRQRGKSDPIDAENAARAVLAGTATATPKSAEGTVEMIRHTKIARDTAVKSRTQAMVTLKALIVTVPDELREQLQGLPKMTLIDRCAGLRPGTVTSVLASAKRSLRSLARRWLVLNEEIKDHDRLLGELTRQQAPELVEAFGIGADTPAEVLVVVGDNPERIRSQAAFAKLAGVCPVPASSGRTDRHRLNRGGHRQLNSALYRVVIVRMRFHQPTIDYVARRTSEGKTKKEIIRCLKRYLAREIYQMVQANPNRAQAT, via the coding sequence ATGACCACCATCCTGCAGGCCGAGCCGATCGGGAAAGTCGTCGTCGGAGTCGACACCCACAAGTACGTGCACACTGCGGTCGTTGTCGACGTCGTCGGCGGCACCCGGGGCAGCCTCAGCGTCGCCGCCGACCGCGGCGGATACGAACAACTCACCCAGTGGCCTGCGCGGTTCGGGCAGGTCCTTGGCTTCGGCGTCGAGGGCACCGGTTCCTACGGCGCCGGACTCGCCTCCCACCTGCGCCGACACGGCCACAAGGTGATCGAGGTCAACCGGCCCGACCGCAGAGTGCGCCGCCAGCGCGGCAAGTCCGACCCCATAGACGCGGAGAACGCCGCCCGCGCAGTCCTCGCGGGCACCGCGACCGCGACACCGAAGAGCGCCGAGGGCACGGTGGAGATGATCCGCCACACCAAGATCGCCCGCGATACTGCGGTCAAGTCCCGCACCCAGGCCATGGTCACCCTCAAGGCCCTCATCGTCACCGTGCCTGACGAACTGCGCGAACAGCTCCAGGGCCTGCCGAAGATGACGCTCATCGACCGGTGCGCGGGACTGCGGCCCGGCACGGTCACCAGCGTGCTGGCGTCGGCGAAACGCTCCCTGCGCTCCCTGGCCCGCCGCTGGCTCGTCCTCAACGAGGAGATCAAGGACCACGACCGGCTCCTGGGCGAGCTCACCCGCCAGCAGGCTCCCGAGCTGGTGGAAGCGTTCGGGATCGGTGCGGACACCCCCGCCGAAGTCCTGGTCGTGGTCGGCGACAATCCCGAACGGATCCGCTCCCAGGCCGCGTTCGCCAAGCTCGCCGGCGTCTGCCCCGTCCCGGCCTCGTCCGGCAGGACGGACCGCCACCGGCTCAACCGAGGAGGCCACCGGCAGCTGAACTCCGCGCTCTACCGGGTCGTGATCGTCCGCATGCGCTTCCACCAGCCGACCATCGATTACGTCGCCCGGCGCACCAGCGAGGGCAAGACGAAGAAGGAGATCATCCGCTGCCTCAAGCGGTACCTCGCTCGCGAGATCTACCAGATGGTCCAGGCCAACCCAAACCGCGCCCAAGCCACTTGA
- a CDS encoding IS3 family transposase, translating into MGPPGPDRQRSPAGDDDRGVRAGQGNEEGNRRTQAGERDLEGGGEFLRGRARPATHALVAFIDEYRDRFGGVEPICRVLTQHGCKIAPSTYYACKKRQLAPSPRSVRDKGLKEQIKDVYEANYRVYGARKVWRQLNRQGQKVARCTVERLMREIGIAGAVRGKKVITTMPDPAAARAPDLLDREFVAPAPNRTWVAYFTHVAAWAGVVYVAFIVDTFSRRIVGWSASLSKQTQLVLDALDMGLWQRDRDGRPPIPGELVHHSDAGSQYTSFRLAEHLDSARIAASVGSVGDAYDCEDGVTAAVVA; encoded by the coding sequence GTGGGTCCGCCAGGACCAGATCGACAACGGAGCCCGGCCGGGGACGACGACAGAGGAGTCCGCGCAGGTCAAGGCAATGAAGAAGGAAATCGCCGAACTCAGGCGGGCGAACGAGATCTTGAAGGCGGCGGCGAGTTTCTTCGCGGCCGAGCTCGACCGGCCACACACGCGCTCGTAGCGTTCATCGACGAGTACCGGGACCGCTTCGGCGGTGTCGAGCCGATCTGCCGCGTGCTCACCCAGCACGGCTGCAAGATCGCCCCTTCCACCTACTACGCCTGCAAGAAACGCCAGTTGGCGCCCTCCCCGCGGTCCGTGCGGGACAAGGGGCTCAAGGAACAAATCAAGGACGTCTACGAGGCCAACTACCGTGTCTATGGCGCGAGGAAGGTCTGGCGGCAGCTGAACCGCCAGGGCCAGAAAGTGGCCCGCTGCACGGTCGAGCGTCTGATGCGCGAGATCGGCATCGCTGGCGCCGTCCGCGGCAAGAAGGTCATCACGACCATGCCGGACCCGGCGGCGGCCAGGGCCCCGGACCTGCTCGACCGCGAGTTCGTTGCACCGGCGCCGAACCGGACCTGGGTCGCCTACTTCACGCACGTCGCCGCCTGGGCGGGCGTCGTCTATGTCGCCTTCATCGTGGACACCTTCTCCCGCCGCATCGTCGGCTGGTCCGCGTCGCTGTCGAAACAGACCCAACTCGTCTTGGATGCCCTGGACATGGGCCTGTGGCAGCGCGACCGAGACGGCCGTCCACCCATTCCCGGCGAGTTGGTGCACCACTCCGATGCCGGGTCGCAATACACATCATTTCGCCTCGCCGAACACCTGGACTCGGCCCGGATCGCGGCCTCGGTCGGGTCGGTCGGCGACGCTTACGACTGTGAGGATGGGGTCACCGCCGCAGTGGTGGCCTGA
- a CDS encoding calcium-binding protein — MVHAGDQDDNVTSSLTVLGVTLLGGAGNDNLVSGSANDTLEGEEGSDFLSGGAGNNTLIGGSGADRIFGGLGNDSIEGRDGSDVINGNAGNDVIDGGPGNEQIVAGPGNDYAGGGRGRDSSTRWTTSAAMTTSKEVPKWTTVAPIWATTSTDAPDGRA; from the coding sequence GTGGTCCATGCCGGAGACCAGGACGACAACGTCACCTCCTCGCTGACTGTCCTCGGTGTCACGCTGCTTGGCGGCGCGGGCAACGACAACCTCGTGAGTGGATCAGCCAACGACACCCTCGAAGGCGAAGAGGGATCCGACTTCCTCTCCGGCGGCGCGGGCAACAACACCCTCATCGGGGGAAGCGGCGCGGACAGGATCTTCGGCGGTCTCGGCAACGACTCCATCGAGGGACGCGACGGCTCCGACGTCATCAACGGCAACGCCGGCAACGACGTCATCGATGGCGGCCCGGGCAATGAGCAGATCGTCGCAGGCCCCGGCAACGACTACGCCGGCGGCGGTCGGGGCCGCGACTCATCAACGCGGTGGACGACATCAGCGGCAATGACTACGTCGAAGGAGGTTCCGAAGTGGACGACTGTCGCGCCGATTTGGGCGACTACATCAACGGATGCCCCTGATGGGCGGGCATGA